One Actinomadura viridis genomic region harbors:
- a CDS encoding methyltransferase family protein: MAATALALYLIWLALAFGLRSLLQRRRTGDAGFRGGGLRPGTLQWWARLLFAGALAVGAAGPVAGLAGLPPLAVLDRPAVQVTGTVLALLGLAATLAAQWSMGSSWRIGVDETERTALVTGGAFALARNPIFTTMIVTAAGLAAMVPNPVTLGGLALTVAAIEIQVRAVEEPYLLRFHGDAYARYAVAVGRFLPGLGRLRTERTPL; the protein is encoded by the coding sequence ATGGCCGCGACCGCGCTGGCCCTCTACCTGATCTGGCTGGCCCTGGCGTTCGGCCTGCGCAGCCTGCTGCAGCGGCGACGCACCGGCGACGCCGGATTCCGCGGGGGCGGGCTGCGCCCCGGCACCCTCCAGTGGTGGGCCCGCCTGCTCTTCGCCGGCGCGCTGGCGGTCGGGGCCGCGGGGCCGGTCGCCGGTCTGGCCGGGCTCCCGCCCCTCGCCGTCCTGGACCGGCCCGCCGTCCAGGTCACCGGCACGGTCCTGGCCCTGCTCGGCCTGGCCGCGACCCTCGCGGCCCAGTGGTCGATGGGCTCCTCCTGGCGGATCGGCGTGGACGAGACCGAACGGACCGCCCTGGTCACCGGCGGCGCGTTCGCCCTGGCCCGCAACCCGATCTTCACCACCATGATCGTCACGGCCGCAGGTCTGGCCGCGATGGTGCCCAACCCGGTCACCCTCGGGGGGCTGGCGCTCACCGTCGCCGCCATCGAGATCCAGGTCCGCGCCGTGGAGGAGCCCTACCTCCTGCGGTTCCACGGCGACGCCTACGCGCGCTACGCGGTGGCCGTCGGGCGCTTCCTGCCCGGCCTGGGTCGCCTCCGGACCGAACGCACGCCGCTGTAG
- a CDS encoding SAM-dependent methyltransferase — protein MSTDGDTLPSFDSSKPSPARMYDYFLGGKDNFPVDREAGDKVKAAVGDTMSHGIVWENRRFLQRAVRHLAQNGIDQFIDLGTGLPTQGNVHEVAQEVVPEARVVYVDNDPIVSTHGRALLASNSSTTVITADVRDPEAILGHPDLRALIDFSRPVAVLSIALFHFISDDYDPPGILRKFRERLLPGSCLALSHLTTDGPPADEVAQVVDAYKGATSPIVFRPRARIEDLFDGFDLVEPGLTRPWKWHPELGPQGPETEWLYAGVAKLPAA, from the coding sequence GTGAGCACTGACGGCGATACGCTTCCGAGCTTCGACAGCAGCAAGCCCTCGCCCGCGAGGATGTACGACTATTTTCTCGGTGGGAAGGACAATTTCCCTGTCGACCGCGAGGCCGGTGACAAGGTCAAGGCCGCCGTCGGCGACACGATGTCCCACGGCATCGTCTGGGAGAACCGCCGTTTCCTGCAGCGTGCCGTGCGGCACCTCGCCCAGAACGGGATCGACCAGTTCATCGATCTCGGCACCGGGCTGCCGACTCAGGGCAATGTCCACGAGGTCGCCCAGGAGGTAGTCCCCGAGGCGCGGGTGGTGTACGTCGACAACGACCCGATCGTCTCGACCCATGGCCGTGCCCTTCTGGCGAGCAATTCCTCGACCACGGTCATCACCGCGGACGTCCGCGATCCGGAGGCGATTCTGGGCCATCCGGACCTGCGCGCCCTGATCGACTTCTCCCGTCCGGTGGCGGTGCTGTCGATCGCCCTGTTCCACTTCATCAGCGACGACTACGACCCGCCCGGCATCCTGCGGAAGTTCCGCGAGCGGCTCCTACCCGGCTCGTGCCTGGCGCTGTCGCACCTGACCACCGACGGACCGCCGGCCGATGAGGTCGCGCAGGTCGTGGACGCCTACAAGGGCGCGACCAGTCCGATCGTGTTCCGTCCCCGCGCCCGCATCGAGGACCTCTTCGACGGCTTCGACCTGGTGGAGCCGGGTCTGACCCGGCCGTGGAAGTGGCACCCCGAACTCGGGCCCCAAGGCCCCGAGACCGAGTGGCTCTACGCCGGCGTCGCGAAGCTGCCGGCCGCCTGA
- a CDS encoding SAM-dependent methyltransferase, producing the protein MGLRAPPLPAEVLVTTDPVPPPNFDSKPSPARMYDYFLGGKDNFEIDREAADKVKVAVGEMMCHGIVWENRRFLQRAVRYLAENGIDQFIDLGTGLPTVGNVHEVAQRIVPRARVVYVDNDPIVLAHGRALLATNSTTTVITADVRDPEAILGHPDLRALIDFSRPVAVLAIALFHFVRDTEDPSGILRAFRDRLRPGSFLALSHLTTDGPPADEVAQVVDAYKGATSPIVFRPRARIEALFDGFELVEPGLTRPWKWHPGFGPQGPETEWLFAGVGEMPDGPPGAARR; encoded by the coding sequence ATGGGGCTCCGAGCGCCCCCATTACCAGCCGAGGTCTTGGTGACAACTGACCCCGTTCCGCCACCGAACTTCGACAGTAAGCCCTCACCTGCGAGAATGTACGACTATTTTCTCGGCGGCAAGGACAACTTCGAGATCGACCGCGAGGCCGCCGACAAGGTCAAAGTGGCCGTCGGCGAGATGATGTGCCACGGCATCGTCTGGGAGAACCGCCGTTTCCTGCAGCGTGCCGTGCGCTACCTCGCCGAGAACGGGATCGACCAGTTCATCGACCTGGGGACCGGTCTGCCCACCGTGGGCAACGTGCACGAGGTCGCGCAGCGGATCGTCCCCCGGGCCCGGGTGGTATATGTCGATAATGACCCGATTGTCCTGGCCCATGGCCGTGCCCTTCTGGCGACCAATTCCACGACCACCGTCATCACCGCCGACGTCCGCGATCCGGAGGCGATTCTGGGCCATCCGGACCTGCGCGCCCTGATCGACTTCTCTCGCCCGGTGGCCGTGCTCGCCATCGCGCTCTTCCATTTCGTCCGCGACACCGAGGACCCGTCCGGAATTCTGCGCGCTTTCCGTGACCGCCTGCGTCCGGGCTCCTTTCTGGCGCTGTCGCACCTGACCACCGACGGCCCGCCGGCCGATGAGGTCGCGCAGGTCGTGGACGCCTACAAGGGGGCGACCAGTCCGATCGTGTTCCGTCCCCGCGCCCGCATCGAGGCCCTCTTCGACGGCTTCGAGCTGGTGGAGCCGGGTCTGACCCGGCCGTGGAAGTGGCACCCCGGATTCGGGCCCCAGGGGCCCGAGACCGAGTGGCTCTTCGCGGGGGTGGGCGAGATGCCGGACGGCCCCCCGGGCGCCGCCCGCCGGTGA